DNA from Panthera leo isolate Ple1 chromosome D2, P.leo_Ple1_pat1.1, whole genome shotgun sequence:
TCGCCTTtcagcttccttccctccccccccccccccccccccccgtttctgTCAGTGGCCGCCCCTCGAGACGCTGAGATCCGGAAGGATGTGCAGGTGCCAGCAAGCAGGACCTGTAATGGCCAAGAAGGAGCCTCGGCTGAGTGGGAGCGCCAGGCCTTTGGAAGCCCAGCCCGGCCTGTGCCCTtgccgcgcccccctccccccaaccccaggatCAGGGAGGGGCGAGGGGAGGGTGCAGGGCAGAGTCTGAGCTTAGAGCTTTGCAGGGAGCAAGCCTAGCCAGGCCTGAATGTGTGGAGATGGGGGTGGTGGGCATGGGAGCCGTTACCCTGCGCTCTCCAGCGCcggctcttctctctcctcacccccacccgcCCTTGCCCCCTGGTCAGACCTACTATGGGCAGGTGCTGAAGAAATCAGCGGACCTCCAGACCAATGCCTGTGTCACGGCAGCCAGGCCGGTCCCCAAGCACATCCGGGAAGCCTTGAATAATGTACATGAAGAAGTAGCCCTGAGGTAGAGTGCCCTGGGCTGCCCCCGCCCGCTAAAGACTTTAGACAGCAGCTTTTTCAAGAGAGTTGATACGGTCCCTAGGGAATTGATCCGTTTCCTCCAATCCATCCAGTTTGCCTTGTCTATCATAAAACTCGTAAAGTACAGCACTGATCATCTTACTAGCTCTAAGAAATTCCAATGACCCGCCCCCTTCACTCCCACCCACCTTTACTCAGGATACATTTATACACGTTGGACCTGACATTCAAGGCTGTCAGGTTTGGCCCTCCCTTCCTAACCAACCCCATCCCTCTGATGCACGACACTGCTGTAGCCAgacctttcccttcctcctgccccacatGCCATTGTTGATCTGGAatgccttccttcccctttctcctttccgaATCCTGCCCTTCCAACACTTCACTGATGTCCTACCTACTTTGTGAAGCCTTCTCCAATCCTTGAGCCCCGTCTTCCCTAAACCACTAGAGCACTTACTGCCTGTGCCACTCCATTTGTCAATAAATCATGGGAAATGTTTTCTGTGCTCATGTTTTACCTCCCCAGTTAAATACCCCTAGGGGACAGAAATCTTGTGTTACATTTCTTCTCCGTGCCTAGCCCAGTTCTGGACCTGTAGTAAATGTTCAGCGAATGCCTaactaaatgtttttattccacaGTTACTGCAAATGGCTTATTTGTCTTGCCATGTATCTGGTACATGCCTTGTCTTGTCTTGTACCTGGTACGGCGCCCGACAATATAATGGTAAACAAAGCAGAGAGAGTCCCAGTGTCCATGGAGCTTCCGGTTTAATGGGGGAAACTAAACACCTAAATAGAAATCCAGTGAATGatgaaggagggacagaaaggaaggaCGGAGGTCAGAAGGATGTGGGGGGGATCTGTATGTAGTTTCTGTTTCCCAGGTATTATGGCTGTGGTCTGGTCATCCCCGAGCATCTGGAAAACTGCTGGATTTTGGACCTGGGCAGTGGAAGTGGCCGAGATTGCTATGCGCTTAGTCAGCTGGTTGGTGAGATGGGACATGTCACTGGAATAGACATGACAGAGAGTCAGGTGAGGCAGTGGTTTGGAGGACAAGGAGGAAAAACTTCTCACAGGCATTCTTTTAGAGATAGAGCTGTTTCCGTTGCGGCTCTTCAAGGATAATCTAAGAAGGCTGCTAAATGCGATGCTCATTTGTGCCAGTATGCCTCCTGCCCCGAAAGCTGAGAACTTTGACAATTAGGGGCTCTTCTGGGAGAACAGAGTCAGGGGTTTGACCTGATCTATGTATTTCCTGATGACCCAACAGAGTCcgatttttcccttccttctactATCTATCTTGAAAGATTTTGTTATTGAGTGAAGAGTTCGttcagtgcctggctggctcagttggtgaagcatgtgactcttgatctcagggtcatgagttcaagccccatgttgggtgtggagcctactgaattaaagaaaaatccatgtATTGAGCAGGGAGTTTGTGCTCTCTTGAGTTATCCCAGGCTGTAATATATACTACATGCCCAGAGAAGTATTGAACATTTCCCCAAAATAGTCTCGGGTAAGTGTATTCCATGAGTAGCAGGAAACTTATAACAAAAaagtagtatatttaaaaaaaaatgattatcaaATTCACATAtgcttttttgggttttgttttattaggTAGAAGTGGCTAAAAAGTATATTGAATATCACATGGAAAAATATGGCTTCCAGACCCCCAACGTGACTTTTCATCGTGGCTACATAGAGAAGTTGGAGGAGACTGGAATCAAGAATGAGAGTTATGATATTGTTATGTGGGTCTCTACATAACTATAGCTTTTGTGACTATAGCTTATTTCCTACTGAACACAGATGTCATCACCTTTTGCTGAACTTCTCTCATTTAAGATGTTAAACTAAAAGTAGCCTGACTTCACAAAGGGCGGGAGCTGCCCTCAGGCGCTTGTGGTCCACTGGCCTCAGAAGGCACTAGCCCAGGAGAGAACTGATTTTAAACTTAACCATGAACCCAATGAGTCCAAAAGACCAGCAGGACCACTGAGTCTGCTCATACAATACACATTGACCGGTTACCTTTAGCATTATCGTCACACCAAGGTGTAGGGATCTgcatttccccttttcctttgagGTTTTGTCAAATCATGCCCACGTGACACGCCTGGCCAAGCCGCTTTTGAGGAATTTCGCCTATTTCCACGTGGCATAAGGAACACATTGTGCAGCAGGCATCTGGTCCCAGGTTTCGTGCTGTTGCAAGGTGACCACGAGGGCAGAAACAAATCAGCGCGCCTGCCTTCTTTTCCTGCACACTCAAGTTTGCTAACAATTTACTGTGCTTTTAAACACTGCCTATCTCCTTTAACTTGGGGGGCAAAGTTGAgtgtggggaagagaggagggaggcaggaagaatgAGGTAGCTTTGAGAAAACAATGAAGGACATCTTCAGGGACTGAAGGATTTGAAGAGCTCTGGGTAGTGTGCAAATTTGCCTGACAGTCCATCTGTTCTTTTTTAGATCAAATTGTGTCATTAACCTTGTGCCTGATAAGCAGCAAGTGCTACAGGAGGTTCACCGAGTGCTGAAGGTGAGGGAAGGTCGGGACAAGTGGGCTTTACGTGCCAGTAAGAGCAGTGGGGCCTGTCCTATTCTTGCTTCCTTGAGCTGAGAGCTCAAACTCTTGTAATTTATTCCCTAAatcaaaaggggggggggcgcctggggtgggtcagtcggttaagcgtccgacttcggctcaggtcatgatctcacggttcgtgagttcgagccccgcattgggctctgtgctgacagctcagagcctggagcctgcttcagattctgggtctccctctgtctctgcctctctctttctctttctcaaaaataaataaaatattaaaaaattttgcaAAAAGGGATGGCCAAAGGGGTGTGGCAAGAATACCCTAGACATGGATTCTTTTTCCTCTCACATTGTAAATGGTCATAAATCTGAGAGTCGTGGTAGTCATtgaacatgttaaaatatttgcCTTATTGCTGTCTCTCCTCCTGTTCTCTGCTGTACATGCTCCTGGGATGGCATCTGTAGAACCTGCAGGAACTTTGGGACTGACTACTAGAGGCTGCTATGAATATATTCTTCTAGCTTGTATAGTGTTTCTCACGGCTGCTTATTTTGTCTCTGTCAGGATTCTAGATCTTCAGGAAGTTAAAGAAGGTAGAACTTTTAAATTAACTATTTCCTAAAAGGGGAACTTGCTGGAGCTCCGTACCTTCCGTATATATCATGAGACGTGTATCTTCATGATAGAAGATACGAGATTCTGAGATTTGGGGGTTCTAGGGCTGTCGGAGAGATCAAACAAGAATATCTatgtaaaaatgatttaataatgTCTTAATTGACATACCACCTTATAGACCAGCTTACTATCTTCAGCAAGATGTACTTCTAAAAGGTGGAGACATTACTGTTCAATCTAGACTCTAAGCCCTTGAGATTAGCTAAATACAATCTTAAAATTCCTGATCACTCATACGTCTGAGATTTTaaggacaatattttaaaaatatagtgtattattggggcacctgggtggctcagtcagttaagcatccgacttcagctcaggtcatgacctcgcggttcatgggttccagccccgcgtcgggctctgtgctgacagttcagagcctgaagcctgcttcggattctgtgtctccctctctctctgttcctcccccactcacgcgcgctctctctcaaaaatcaacaaacatttaaaaacatgaaagaaatttaaaaaaatatagtgtaTTATTACATCACAAAAGTTgtataatttttagaagaatttaggaatatcatttatttccactAGTTATATACCTACTTGGGACTGCGTTTGGTTCAGACTGGCAAAGATTCTTAGTAACTTGAGTCTCTTTATTTAGGAGAGAAACACTCTTGGAAAGTCATTTTATTACCTGATGGGTAGGGCGCTGGAAAAAAATCTTGGCATGCGGTTACTGCTTGTGACTAGGGAGGCAGCTGTGATTTGTTAGTtctgttggtttttaaaattgattttatctCCTCATTCCTTTCTTTGCTATCTGGGACTAATGTCATCTTTAACCTTGTTTGGACTAATACTGCTGTTTCAGCATGGAGGGGAGCTGTATTTCAGTGACGTCTATGCTAGCCTTGAATTGCCAGAAGAAATCAGGACACGCCGAGTTTTGTGGGGTaggtgttgctttgttttgttttacggCAGATACTTGTTCAGGTACAGAGCTCCGGTCTGCTAATATCCAGGATGAGGCTTTGTGACATGGGGACACGTGGGATTAGGCTTATGTTATCTTCCACTTCTGCCATTCCAGAGTGGTATGGACACTCTGGACAATTTAATTAGTCTCTTGGAGtcattgttttccaaattgtaaaatgtagataataatatAATCTGCCTTATTGGgctgttatgaagattaaatgagatagtggaTATgaaaagtactttctttttttttttaatttttttttttaacgtttatttttttgagacagagagagacagagcatgaatggggaagggtcagagagagagggagacacagaatctgaaacaggctccaggctctgagcggtcagcacagagcccgacgcagggctcgaactcacggactgcgagatcatgacctgagctgaagtcggctgcttaaccgcttaaccgactgagccacccatgcgcccctgaaAAGTACTTTCAAAACTGTAGCACGGAAATGAGGGCAACTGTTCTGGAACCGAAGCCCCCTCAATCGCCTTCTGTCCGCATCgttattgtgttttttatttcctcactGTCATTTTAACAGAGT
Protein-coding regions in this window:
- the AS3MT gene encoding arsenite methyltransferase isoform X2, encoding MAAPRDAEIRKDVQTYYGQVLKKSADLQTNACVTAARPVPKHIREALNNVHEEVALRYYGCGLVIPEHLENCWILDLGSGSGRDCYALSQLVGEMGHVTGIDMTESQVEVAKKYIEYHMEKYGFQTPNVTFHRGYIEKLEETGIKNESYDIVISNCVINLVPDKQQVLQEVHRVLKHGGELYFSDVYASLELPEEIRTRRVLWGECLGGALYWKDLAILAQKIGFCRPRLVSANLITVQNKELERVIGDCRFVSATFRLFKLRKTGPAERCQVIYNGGITGHEKELIFDANFTFKEGEIVEVDEETAAILKNSRFAQDFLIRPIGEKLSTCRGCSALESKDIITDPFKLAEESDCTKSRCPPDVAGSCCGATYS
- the AS3MT gene encoding arsenite methyltransferase isoform X1 — encoded protein: MGVVGMGAVTLRSPAPALLSPHPHPPLPPGQTYYGQVLKKSADLQTNACVTAARPVPKHIREALNNVHEEVALRYYGCGLVIPEHLENCWILDLGSGSGRDCYALSQLVGEMGHVTGIDMTESQVEVAKKYIEYHMEKYGFQTPNVTFHRGYIEKLEETGIKNESYDIVISNCVINLVPDKQQVLQEVHRVLKHGGELYFSDVYASLELPEEIRTRRVLWGECLGGALYWKDLAILAQKIGFCRPRLVSANLITVQNKELERVIGDCRFVSATFRLFKLRKTGPAERCQVIYNGGITGHEKELIFDANFTFKEGEIVEVDEETAAILKNSRFAQDFLIRPIGEKLSTCRGCSALESKDIITDPFKLAEESDCTKSRCPPDVAGSCCGATYS